The Mytilus galloprovincialis chromosome 7, xbMytGall1.hap1.1, whole genome shotgun sequence genome has a window encoding:
- the LOC143082527 gene encoding octopamine receptor beta-2R-like, with translation MINCTSITNCDTEEEYRHLPTIIFLAIIMVLFIFFSVFGNVLVVLAVIKTPSLREEKSNYLVINLAVTDMLNGATVMLSTFVALTTDTRTVPYGLCNLMCAANYCFIISSMMTLCFISVDRLYAVVFPLKYIDLITSKTLAILIAESWIQGIIFSMVPIIEDWIEYDYHEITCAIQWHKKGDDAIYYVVVAFILCFLGPGLVLGFNYIKILREAKKKMKIWAVTLQTSKNNSVKKKVKKESASAKTVRSLLIVVCAYFICMTPFSVTKLIKVSSTRDIISGTVNSTASLFAFASSVVNPMIYGIFRRDFRRAFQLIMRKRQSENSVTRPCRTSYAIDQSTTT, from the coding sequence ATGATTAACTGTACGTCGATAACAAACTGTGATACGGAAGAGGAATATAGACATCTTCCTACTATTATTTTCCTGGCTATTATTATGGTATTATTCATATTCTTTTCTGTTTTTGGTAATGTTCTGGTTGTTTTGGCAGTGATAAAAACACCATCTTTAAGAGAAGAAAAGTCAAACTATTTAGTGATCAATCTGGCAGTAACTGACATGTTAAATGGAGCCACCGTCATGCTGTCCACGTTTGTTGCTCTAACAACAGATACTCGTACTGTTCCTTATGGGTTATGTAATCTGATGTGTGCTGCTAACTATTGTTTTATCATTTCATCGATGATGACATTGTGTTTCATCAGTGTAGACCGATTATATGCTGTTGTTTTTCCATTAAAATATATAGATCTTATAACCAGCAAGACTTTAGCGATACTTATAGCCGAATCTTGGATACAAGGAATAATATTCTCAATGGTACCAATAATAGAAGATTGGATAGAGTATGACTACCATGAAATAACGTGTGCCATACAGTGGCACAAAAAGGGAGATGATGCAATTTATTACGTTGTCGTGGCATTCATTCTGTGTTTTTTAGGACCAGGTCTCGTACTTggatttaattatataaaaatattaagagaagccaaaaagaaaatgaaaatatggGCCGTCACATTACAAACTTCAAAAAACAACTCCGTGAAGAAGAAAGTTAAGAAAGAAAGTGCTAGTGCTAAAACAGTAAGGAGTTTATTAATTGTTGTCTGTGCATATTTCATATGTATGACTCCATTCAGTGTTACAAAACTTATCAAAGTATCATCTACAAGAGATATTATATCAGGCACAGTTAATTCAACTGCTAGTTTGTTTGCCTTCGCTTCTAGTGTTGTAAATCCAATGATCTATGGGATATTTAGACGAGATTTCAGAAGAGCTTTCCAACTCATAATGCGCAAAAGACAGTCTGAAAATAGTGTTACAAGACCATGCAGGACATCATATGCAATAGATCAATCAACTACTACATga